A single region of the Idiomarinaceae bacterium HL-53 genome encodes:
- a CDS encoding Enoyl-CoA hydratase/carnithine racemase — translation MSGEQAVLFSTLETESGKRIGVATLNSERSLNALSLEMIELLEPQLKAWEQDPGIVCVWLDGAGEKAFCAGGDIVKMYHATKDLVVENTEAEIEPVEEVVNFFTREYELDHQIRTYAKPIIVWGHGFVMGGGMGLMNGASHRVVTEQSRLAMPEISIGLYPDVGGTWFLSRLPEGMGLFLGLTATQVNATDALWLGMADVAIPSDRKEATQQALLSAEWQSASTINRKVADEALRSVADATAMPEAQLAPIHEAIRTLMSGDSLPGVVEQLLRFETEDSLLQRAQKTLKHGCPMTAHIIWQQLQHGEQLSLADVFRLELTLSVNCAMYGDFIEGVRALLIDKDRQPKWRHESVDLVSEADIDAMFASPWSPEAHPLKDLGE, via the coding sequence ATGAGTGGTGAACAGGCGGTATTGTTTTCTACACTCGAAACAGAGAGTGGAAAGCGGATAGGTGTAGCGACATTAAACTCAGAGCGCTCATTGAATGCGCTGAGTTTAGAAATGATTGAGCTACTGGAGCCGCAATTAAAGGCTTGGGAACAAGACCCAGGCATCGTGTGCGTGTGGCTCGATGGAGCTGGTGAGAAAGCGTTTTGCGCCGGCGGTGATATTGTCAAAATGTACCATGCCACCAAAGACCTTGTGGTCGAAAATACAGAAGCTGAGATAGAGCCCGTGGAGGAAGTTGTGAACTTCTTCACTCGGGAATATGAACTTGATCACCAAATTCGTACTTATGCGAAGCCGATCATTGTGTGGGGCCATGGGTTTGTGATGGGCGGCGGTATGGGTTTGATGAATGGTGCAAGCCATCGTGTCGTCACTGAGCAGTCGCGTTTAGCGATGCCTGAAATTAGTATTGGTTTATATCCAGACGTAGGCGGCACTTGGTTTTTAAGCCGTTTACCGGAAGGGATGGGGCTCTTTTTAGGACTTACAGCGACACAGGTGAACGCCACTGACGCACTCTGGTTAGGCATGGCAGATGTTGCCATTCCTTCAGACCGTAAGGAAGCCACGCAACAGGCGCTCTTGAGTGCAGAATGGCAGAGTGCGAGCACGATTAATCGCAAGGTAGCGGACGAAGCATTACGTTCTGTTGCCGATGCGACCGCAATGCCAGAAGCTCAGTTAGCACCTATTCACGAAGCAATTCGAACACTGATGTCGGGTGACAGTCTGCCTGGAGTCGTTGAGCAATTGTTGAGGTTCGAAACCGAAGACTCATTGTTACAACGCGCGCAGAAAACATTGAAACATGGCTGTCCGATGACCGCGCATATTATTTGGCAGCAGTTACAGCATGGTGAACAGCTGTCTCTGGCCGATGTATTTCGCTTAGAGCTTACGTTGTCGGTAAATTGCGCTATGTATGGTGACTTCATTGAGGGCGTTCGCGCGCTTCTTATCGACAAGGACCGTCAGCCGAAGTGGCGCCATGAGTCAGTTGATTTGGTAAGTGAGGCCGACATTGATGCGATGTTTGCATCGCCATGGAGCCCAGAAGCCCATCCGTTAAAAGATTTAGGAGAGTAG